TCTGCTTCCTCTTGTCCTGGTCAGTCAGAGGCTTGGCCATGATTACAGACCGCTTCTGTTCACTTTCTACTGAACGGTAAGTTGGATTTCAGCCGGTCCGCCcctcttcactctctcctctgagTGCAGACAGCCGGTGAGATGCGGCGGTCCAGCCTGCTTTATGTGTCACGTACTCACTGTCAAGACAGACCAACCAAGACAGACCAACCAAGACAAGCCTTTCCGGTCTacactttcaaagtaaaactcaCATTTGTTCAACTAATGAGGCCCATGTCTATTTGAAACTGCGTCACACGCCTATTTGTGACGATTTTTCAATACTGGACGTAAGGCAGAGAAGTACAGTGTATTTTAATCAAAACTGTGGAATTTTAGGCTAAAAATGATTGTCTTCTTTAAATAATGTGTCCAATACAGACTTGTCATATGTGCGGCCAGCAACGCAAACGTTGTTTTTTACTatactttaaaaatgacttcccTTCCGGTCTAAACCGGGCTAACTTGGTGTCGCTCTGCATCCTCGAGTACTAAAAGCCTTCACAGCCCGTCACCTCGCTCTCTATACATTAGAAATAAACCTGACTTCGTAACTTCGCGTTTAGAAAACTTTAGGAGTAAAATGAGGCAGAATAATGCTAGGTGAGCatgtcatttgtgttttaatgaaatgtgacatgttggaaaaataaaagccgaaaaatgctgaatttaaaTAGACAAACTATTAAATGCTTAATGCCACTGAAAACAGTAgttttaagaggaaaaaatgactgaatccACATCAATTAAGTATCATTTTGCATAGCTTTCAACCAAGTCTTCAAGCAACCACTTGCTTAGTTGTCATCACATAACTAAGTATGGAACCAAATGTCTGTCACAAATGTCAGAACTCAAGATCCACTTAATAACTTTCTCTGGggctttcaaccacatctcatTCTCAGTGGACCATTGTCTGGATAGTGCTGAGGAACACCATGAGGTGTCATTGAAAGCTACAGGAAGTGCACATTGGGTTTTGCCTTTTTAATAGAAATATAATTTCCATATTAGATCATGTGGTGACAACAGCCAACAACTCTGTCACTGAAGACCACAAGATGCATTGGAAAGCTCCTAAAAGAACAAAGatagtaagtggaccttgacTACAAAACTACAATTCCCACTACTTCTCCTCAGGCTGCTGGAAGaaaggacattttgttttacagaaacaaaacattcaatttCCAGTGGCCTCGCTGATTTAAGTATTTAGCATTTAAGGCTGCAGAGGTGGAAACGAACACAGAACTGACAGTGTTAAATGTTATACTATTAATTGGTTTGTTGCCAAACTAAGAGTAAGTCATCATGACCGCCCTCTTCAGGAATTTCAACATAAAACCGACACACTTCAATaatgactttaaaaaatgtgccgTTTATGTCAGCAGCAGGGGACTGGAGCAAAAATCCCTTTTAACCCCAAAATATACacttttaaatcatatttatataaaaacaatgtgtctctATAAGTGCAGGCTTCTTGAGAGGCAGCAGACATCCAGGACAAAACAAGGTTATATAACGTGAATGAGGCAGACAACACAGCCTTgcctggaaagaaaaaaaaatcttggcaAGCATTCTGACACAAAGAGGCTCACATCCATGAATGGAGAAAGCAGTCTGTACTCAAGAGCAAAAAGGTGAAATCGATGTTTAATGCTAAACCAAGTAAGATTTCATCAGCTATTCATTCAGGCTAGCGCCATAACACAACAGACTGACTCCAGAAACAGTAAAATTAATACGTCTTCTCTAATAACTCGAGGGACAAACTGATCATTTTGTCCTTgcaaagcaacacaaacactgcacacaGCGTCAGAGCAGAGAGATGCAGAGAAACAAGGATACATCAGATTCTGAGCAGTCAAGTAGTGCAGGGCATCAGAAGCTAGCAGGTTGCAGCATCAAATCCCCTTTTCAAGCTCAATGTCACAACTGAGATGCAGGCAGgtaacaaaagaaagaaacaattaaaACCCTGGGAATTTCTGGAAAACAATCTGAGACAGTACTACAAAAAGGGTGTCTGACAGAACTAAGAAACACTTCACATGTCATCATTACAAAAATATTCATCTTATTCAACTCTAAACCAACATCGGGAACATGACAGGAGTATCAGTTTGTGAGTGAGTTGTTACAATGGATCATGCAAGTTAAACTTCAATATTTTAAATCCAATAGTAGTTAAGTGTTTAGGTTTGAATTGAACACTTGAAGCAATGAGACTGTTGAGCAGAAATTAAACGTCTGGCGGGCTATTTGAGCTCTTTATTTGGTATACAAGAAGTGACGGGACAAACTACGGTAGCAATGCAGAACATGTGCCCAAGAGCAACAGCATTGGTATGCACACAAGGAGCTCTGTGTTaacacaaactttaaaaacaggaaaataactcATTAAGTTACGCAACTTTACAAATCGAACTGACAGCCTTTCATCATTTCAGAGATGTCTTCACAATATAAAggatcaataaaaaataaagcactgGTTATATTTTTTCTGTGAGCACACATCCACAATGTGCTGCAGGGTGGAGACTTGTGGGAGGACAATTCTCCTGTTGCAGGGTTAAttctgaggtggaggaggtgggggggcaGGAGGCATGCCAAAGGGGGGCATGCCCGGTACGCCCATCCCCATCATGGTGACAAAGTTGGAAGGGTCCATGGGTGGTGGGGGAGGTGGCGGGGCATACATCATGCCGGTTGAGcctggaggtggtggtggagggggaggaggggcaCCTGGGGGCAACGGGGGCTGGACGCCAGGAGGAGGCGGCACCATGGACGGGGTGCCCATGGGTGGGGGGGGCTGAGCTCCggaggctgcaggctgctggGGCTGCTGCCATGGGGGCAGGGTGCCGGTGCCAGGGCTGGACGTGGTGGTGGTATCTGCAagggaggaggagctgaaggttAATTCTAAACTGTAATTTAAACATTCACACCATCCCCTCAACTACAGCATACACACCCAATCATCACTCTACTGATAAAGCACTGATGTGATATGTGGCTCCATGGGTTATCAGCTAGCAGATACAGTCATGTCACCTGACAAAACGGTGATTAGATTGTAGGTCAATCAGGTTTTTAGCGTGAAACGCTCGTCTTACTTTGTCTTACAAGTAATGTTAACAAACCATCCCTGCGTTCCATTACCCATACTAGCATGCTATTTAATATGCCAGAAAAGGATTTAGTGTGTCTCAATGCAAAAAATACCAGGATGTTCTACTACATCCAGTTGCATTCTGCAGTATGCAAGAAAGcatgcttttctggctattctgacccacaatcctctgcacaGTAGAAGATAAGTCACGGTGTGTTGCGTGAATATAAACTAAACATAGAGAGCAAAAATATTTAACAGCAAGTACTACGTTCTTTGCACTCTAAAATTATGGGCTACAGCTGCAACGGATATATGAGcaagagggtcaaagttcaaggtgCATTGTcatgacaaagtagtatgtatTTGGATCACTCAAATTGTCAGTGCCTAATACTGTGGGCAACACCTCATTCAGAACGAACATGTCTGTAATACATAGTGACAAGTGAACTCTTTCAGCCATTTTGTAGGGTTGTCACAATGTTGAGGAAGAAAATATCACAGCCTATGTAATGGACTAAGAATCCCACCCATCCCAATGCAGAAGCTAAGAAAGTCCAAACTGGTCTTTATTTTCTGAAACACAGTTAATGAAGGAATGGTTTCGTATACAGTTTTTGTGTAGTCTTACTCTGTTGCCATGGCAGTGGTGTACTGGTTGCCATGCTGCTGGttggagggggaggtggagcttgctgttgccatggtggcAGAGGTCCagaagggggaggaggtggcTGGTTGctggggggaggaggtggaggcggCATCATGCCCATTGGAGGTGGCAGCAGACCTACAAGGAAACCAAGAGTCAGGCATTTTCTTCTACAGTTGAGTTCAGTTCATTGTCCTTGGTCCTTGATACAGGGACAAGTTGGTCTAACTGCAGATTTGAATTTAGTtatcatttataaaacaaaactgacaagaCTGCAAGTAAAAGGTACAGTGGACAAGGTTGGTCCTCTTCAGAATTTCAAAACTTTTCTAGGGCTTGAGAGATGATGTGTCTGTAACATCGCCTGCTGAAGTAAAAACCTATTCCATCTTTTTCCATTATCCATCTGCTCTCTAAAGCCCCATTCGGACTGGATTTATTTCTTTAGGGGAGATGATTTTGATTAACGtcacctgtgttattcattgaTTTTAATCCCATTCAGACCAAGTATTTGGGTATTTTTTCATCCCCCACCATGGTAATAAGCAGCAATTACCTACTGTCATCTAAAATCTCGTCCGGAGCGCCGGCCGTGTATTTCAAAGTGAATAGCCACTTGTCctactttttctttgtttagttCTTTCAGTTCAGTGTGAAATTAGACTTCTGGGTGAAAATTGAGGAAGTCAAATGCTTCTGCTAATCTGATGGATTTAAACATGCCAACACCAATGTGTATGTCTGTTTGAAAAACAATATGATGGCAGAATTCTCTATTGAGCCATCTTTATCGGTCTGTGTGTTTCACGTCTGCCTGTTCAGATTCAACTGAGATATGCCTCAGAGAAAGATAACCATTTTTGACGTCACAGTCTTTGTCTCACATATTACCTCTGCACTCTCTTCTTTCTGATAGTTAAAATATCATCAAAAACAATTATACAAATTAGTGATAAGCACACTGATTGATGTGACGTTAACCCCATCAGATCAGGGCTTTAGACCAGTAGAAACTCCTGAAAACAATTGTCATGTCATTTCTTACCCATGGGGTGTCCATGAGGTCCTGGACCCTGGCCCatgggtggaggagggggttgCATCCAGGGAGGAGGCAGGCCATTGGGGTTGGGGGGCATAGGTGGGCCCCCCATGTTAGGCATGGGGGGAGGGAAGTTGTGGGGTCCACCATGGCCACCAGGTCCTCCATGCATGCCATGGAAGTTCCTGTTCTCAGTGGGACCGGAGCTCATCCAAGGAGGCCGGTTCTGCTGCACAGAAAGTTCAGTTTAAGAGAGTTCTCTACACCAAAAGGAGTTTGAATCATGAGTGTTACCAACTTACTGGTGGTGGCTGGTTATTGCTGGGTCCCGAGGCCCGAGGTCCTCCTCCCTGGGAGCTGGAGTGTCCTCCACCAGAGGTGGGGACTGGAGCCTCCCCCAGCTCAGCCATGAGAGACAGATACTCCTTGTCCATACGCGCCTTGTCCTGGGCTGACTGAGGAGGCTCACCACCTGTTGCTCTATGGGCTGCGAATGAGCTACACCAAGCAAAACAACCAACAGTGTTACTGAAAGATTTATAGCACTGTCAAATTAAGACTTTTGTGAACAAATCAACTGATCATCACCTGGTGTACTTGCAGTCAGAGGAGATGTGGCCTGCTCCACCACACTTGGTACAGAGGGTGGTGTTGGTGATGCTGCGTGGTTCAGCGTTCTGCCAAGGACGAAGGATcctacagagacaaacaggcaCATTCTCTCTTCAGTGCTCCTATTTAGCTTAAATTGACTTTGTCTAAAATATCCCATGTTCCATGATACAGTCATCACTAGTGATCTCCACCATTGAACTGTGCATAAAGCTACACCACTGTCACACTGACCTGTTGTCGTCTTCCCTCAGTGTGCCGTTGAGTCTGGCCAGCTCCCTCAGCTGCATCTTTCGTAGGTCATTCTGATCCTCAGGTGTCTCAATGCCTTGCTTCAGAATGTTCCGGATCTGTGGACACAAATCAGTCACCTATAATACTGTACAATGTATAGTCCCGAATGGATATGgattaaatataacaataaatctGGAGCATCTAACAGGAGTGGGATGGATCAGAACAATAAACCTGATCTAACCTGCTCCACAGCTTTCTTGACGTTCTCCATGGTGTTGGCAGTGACTAGGGCATGCAGAGGCTCATCCTCCCCTGGCAGCATCTGGCCATCCTTTCGGCCTACCTTCCCCTCCTTCACAGAACCTTTTCCCCGGATCATGATCTTGGCGCAACACTCCTTCTCAATGTTCTTCAGTGTATTACCACTGGCAAAAACCAAAGAGGAAACAAGTTAGAACCCCAAATCACTTTTAACTTGTACTTGCTGTTCTTACTTGATTAtaaaaagtaagtaaaacaTTACAACATGGCAGAAAAAGACAGCAAATTTACCGTGGCCCAATTAGCAGACCAACAAAGTTGATTTCAGGGTATTCATCTTGGGGGATCATTACTTTGTCGTTGACTCTGGTGGCTGGAGGCCTACAAGAAAGAACCATACAAGATTATTATTTACTAGGACCAATCAACAGTTTTCTTATTCTCTAAAAAAACACTGCTAGAGATGTATTACTTTATTATACCATATAGAGCTCTATGTCAGCATCCAATTAGACTTTCCCCACTGCAGGCTCACACAAtcagaaatgtttacat
This is a stretch of genomic DNA from Pagrus major chromosome 10, Pma_NU_1.0. It encodes these proteins:
- the sf1 gene encoding splicing factor 1 isoform X1, with the protein product MATGANATPLGKLHPSIGAKRGFDAGPGAGNGLMPTPGPPASFPSLQGFQPAMPNASFPSHQFNPAAGFSPQVQQPPAAGGGLAKPDFSSKKQRKKSRWSSETPDQKTVIPGMPTVIPPGLTRDQERAYIVQLQIEDLTRKLRTGDLGIPVNPEDRSPSPEPIYNSEGKRLNTREYRTRKKIEEERHSLITEMVGLNPDFKPPADYKPPATRVNDKVMIPQDEYPEINFVGLLIGPRGNTLKNIEKECCAKIMIRGKGSVKEGKVGRKDGQMLPGEDEPLHALVTANTMENVKKAVEQIRNILKQGIETPEDQNDLRKMQLRELARLNGTLREDDNRILRPWQNAEPRSITNTTLCTKCGGAGHISSDCKYTSSFAAHRATGGEPPQSAQDKARMDKEYLSLMAELGEAPVPTSGGGHSSSQGGGPRASGPSNNQPPPQNRPPWMSSGPTENRNFHGMHGGPGGHGGPHNFPPPMPNMGGPPMPPNPNGLPPPWMQPPPPPMGQGPGPHGHPMGLLPPPMGMMPPPPPPPSNQPPPPPSGPLPPWQQQAPPPPPTSSMATSTPLPWQQNTTTTSSPGTGTLPPWQQPQQPAASGAQPPPPMGTPSMVPPPPGVQPPLPPGAPPPPPPPPPGSTGMMYAPPPPPPPMDPSNFVTMMGMGVPGMPPFGMPPAPPPPPPQN
- the sf1 gene encoding splicing factor 1 isoform X2; the encoded protein is MATGANATPLGKLHPSIGAKRGFDAGPGAGNGLMPTPGPPASFPSLQGFQPAMPNASFPSHQFNPAAGFSPQVQQPPAAGGGLAKPDFSSKKQRKKSRWSSETPDQKTVIPGMPTVIPPGLTRDQERAYIVQLQIEDLTRKLRTGDLGIPVNPEDRSPSPEPIYNSEGKRLNTREYRTRKKIEEERHSLITEMVGLNPDFKPPADYKPPATRVNDKVMIPQDEYPEINFVGLLIGPRGNTLKNIEKECCAKIMIRGKGSVKEGKVGRKDGQMLPGEDEPLHALVTANTMENVKKAVEQIRNILKQGIETPEDQNDLRKMQLRELARLNGTLREDDNRILRPWQNAEPRSITNTTLCTKCGGAGHISSDCKYTSSFAAHRATGGEPPQSAQDKARMDKEYLSLMAELGEAPVPTSGGGHSSSQGGGPRASGPSNNQPPPNRPPWMSSGPTENRNFHGMHGGPGGHGGPHNFPPPMPNMGGPPMPPNPNGLPPPWMQPPPPPMGQGPGPHGHPMGLLPPPMGMMPPPPPPPSNQPPPPPSGPLPPWQQQAPPPPPTSSMATSTPLPWQQNTTTTSSPGTGTLPPWQQPQQPAASGAQPPPPMGTPSMVPPPPGVQPPLPPGAPPPPPPPPPGSTGMMYAPPPPPPPMDPSNFVTMMGMGVPGMPPFGMPPAPPPPPPQN